The genomic window CGGCTCCACCACGGACATATGCCTGCGCAGCTCGGGGTCGGTCCTGGCGGCCACCCACAGCTCCACGGTGGCCGAGAACACCGGGCCCTGGTGCATCTCCCACAGCAGGTCCAGCGCGTCCCCGACCGGATCGGCCGAGGAGCGCAGCCGCTCCAGCTCGCCGAAGGCCAGCTCGGTGCGCTTGGCCGCGAGATGCCTGATCGCGGACACCACCAGGTCGGTCTTAGTGGGAAAGTGGTGCACCTGGGCGCCGCGGGTCACGCCGGCGCGGTCGGCGACCTTCGTGGTGGTCGTGCCGGAGTAACCGTACTCGACCAGGCATTCGATGGTGGCGTCCAGCAACCGCTGGC from Amycolatopsis cihanbeyliensis includes these protein-coding regions:
- a CDS encoding TetR family transcriptional regulator codes for the protein MRQRLLDATIECLVEYGYSGTTTTKVADRAGVTRGAQVHHFPTKTDLVVSAIRHLAAKRTELAFGELERLRSSADPVGDALDLLWEMHQGPVFSATVELWVAARTDPELRRHMSVVEPIATSSLVEFGKALLPDYAEHPEFLHAVYTAMDVVRGILIASWATRDQAELDARWARGSKHLRILFDALMYRAGHTPS